Genomic segment of Bos taurus isolate L1 Dominette 01449 registration number 42190680 breed Hereford chromosome X, ARS-UCD2.0, whole genome shotgun sequence:
GCGGGCGGAAGCGGTCAGAAGGAGccattcctttgcctttttaaaagtgctcattttctcccagtccaagATGAAGTGCAGTATTTTGCCAAACCAATTCTCATTAGCAACGAGGTGTTCCCAGAAAAAGGGATCGGCGCCTGCACTTTGACCTTACAGGTTTTACAAACAGCGTTCCTATCGCCGCCCTACGAAACAGGAGTGGGGGCATGTCTCCCCTTCCCCCATTTCATATTTAGCTCCAGTAAAGCCTGGGGCCGTGCGCCGGAGCCCGTGTGTAGGGGAGCGAACTTGCTGATGACAGGGCTCTGCACCGGGACCCGCGAGGAGCAGGCTCTTCTGATCCTTGCAGAGATTTTTCTGATTatccccccgccccgccctcctTGCTCACTATTTCTCAAGACAAAATTTTATAGGGCCTTCCTACCTCACCCGCCTCAGTTTTTACTCTTACGTTACCTGGGAAATGGTAAGTATTTACAGGGTTAGGTCTGAGATTCTTGTCTGATCCCGCTGGGAAAGACTGCTTAAGACAAGGACGGCCTCTAATGCCCTTTCTCAGGCAGTTCTCTTTAGGCGCGTTTGCTGTTGTAAATGCGTAAGTTAGAGAAGGCAGGGGGCAAATTTATGTTTTTGGGTAGGCGAGGTTGAGACTTCCTGACAGTCCTCCAAACTCATCACCACCCTCTAGCCTGTTTACAACGGACTGCACCATCTAGCACCCAGTGCTCCCTTCCTACTCCCCTCGCCAAaagtttgcattttgtttttgtttaaaatagtgtctgcctttttgtttttgtttaaaatagtGTCCGCGGGTCTGTCCATGTGTGGGGGAGTGTGAAGGTCCCCCCAGCAGGCTCGTTCTGTGGTAACTTCACTTCTTTCCCAAAGCAGCGATGACGttctctgaaggaaaaaaaaaacttggtgaAAGGACAGGAGCTTGAGCCTTTTGAGCTTGTGCATCAAAACCACTTGGGACATGCttgtaactaaaaataaaaacacgaCTGTATTTCTCTGAAAGAATTCTAGAGTTCTAAGTTGTCACTCCAGCTGGCCTTTCCCTCCAGCTTACATTTGTAGCTTTCTGAAACTTAACCATTTATTCCTCTCTGTCTTTCCTCTGCCCCTCCACCCCTATATGTTTTTCAGGCAACGTCTTTGTGGTTAGCCTCTCTGTGGCTGATATTCTGGTGGCCGTCTACCCCTATCCTCTGATGCTACATGCCATGGCCATCGGCGGCTGGGATCTCAGCAAGTTACAGTGCCAGATGGTGGGGTTCATCACAGGCCTGAGTGTGGTCGGTTCTATCTTCAACATCATGGCCATCGCCATCAACCGTTACTGCTACATCTGCCACAGCCTCCAGTATGAGCGCATCTTTAGTGTGCGCAATACCTGCATTTATCTGGCTGTCACCTGGATCATGACCCTTCTGGCTGTCCTACCCAACATGTACATTGGCACCATCGAGTATGATCCTCGCACCTACACCTGCATCTTTAACTATGTGAATAACCCCGCCTTTGCTGTGACCATTGTCTGCATCCACTTTGTCCTTCCTCTGCTCATAGTGGGTTTCTGCTACATGAAGATCTGGACCAAAGTGCTGGCAGCCCGTGACCCGGCTGGACAGAACCCGAACAACCAGCTTGCTGAGGTTCGCAATTTTCTAACCATGTTTGTGATCTTCCTCCTCTTTGCAGTGTGCTGGTGCCCTATCAATGCGCTCACTGTTCTGGTGGCTGTCAGTCCAAAGGAGATGGCAGACAAGATCCCCAACTGGGTTTATCTTGCAGCTTACTTTATAGCCTACTTCAATAGCTGCCTCAACGCGGTGATCTATGGTGTCCTCAATGAGAATTTCCGAAGAGAATACTGGACCATCTTCCACGCGATGCGGCATCCTGTCCTGTTCCTCTCTGGCCTCCTCACTGATGTCCGTGAGATGCAGGAGGCCCAAGCCCGTGCCCGCGCCCGTGCCCATGCCCGTGCACAAGCCCGTGAACAAGACCGTGCCCGTGCCTGTCCTGCTGTGGAGGAAATACCGATGAGCGTCCGGAATGTTCCCCTACCTGGTTATGGTGCAGCTGGCCAACATGAGTGTGTCTCTGGCCACCCTAAGCCAGCCTCTGGCCATTCCAGGTCTGCCTCTGCCCGCCGCAAATCTGCCTCTGCTCACCCTAAGTCTGCCTCGGGCCAGTCCAGGTCTGCCACTGTCTATCCTAAACCAGCCTCTGTCCATTTCAAGCCTTCCTCTGTCTATTTCAAGGCCGACTCTGTCTATTTCAAGCCTTCCTCCAGCCACCCCAAGCCTGTCACTGGTCCCTCCAAGACTGCCATCAGCCCTGCCACGAGCTTCCCCAAACCCACCACTGGCTACACCCAGCATGCTACCATTCACTCTGAGCCCACCACTCCTGACTATCTCGAGCCCATCACCACTAGCCACTCTAAGCCTGTCATCGCCAGCCATTCTGAGCTTGCAGCCTCCTGCCACCTGGAGTGTGACATCTTTGACCTCTCTGACCCTACCTCCAGCCCTGCCAGTGACTCCTCCGACTCTGCTGCCAGCTTGCTGTACcctaccgctgctgctgctgccactgttGACCCCCCTGTGGTCACCACTGATTACCGTGAGGTTGTGCTTAGTGATGTTGATGCTGATTCTGATGAAATGGCTGTGTAAAAAATGCTCTTGGAGTGGCCAAGCAATGGTCCACTTTTAAGTTTTCCTAGCATATGTAAGGCACACTGAGATAGCTTAGTGAATCTGCACACAAACAGATGTGCATGGGCATGGACTCACAGACATGGTAGAAGCTTCACCCACCTTTTCAGGCATACTCCTCCTTTACATTATGTACTCTGAaaaagtgtgagtgtgtgtgcttgCTATTAGAGCTACCAAATTTCCCTCACATTTGACTTCTGTTGTTTTGAGCTTCCCTTTCCTCCTGGGTTTGAACGTGAACCCACAGTGATCCTTGAACTTGTAGACTCTGATTTTTCCCCACACCTGTGTAACCCATTCTCCcctctcatttcctcctccttgttTCTGCTTTCTTCTCCCATTCCtcgaggggtgggggaggagtgcatgctcagtggtaaaggtgCTCTATGTTAAAGCCTTCCTTCAAGCTTTATGTGTTTAAGTGTGTAACTCTTTACTGTACTTTTAATGGCAATCCAAAAGGCAGTTGCGATAAAGTACAAGTACTTGAAAAAGTTTTTCTAAATTCCAGCAACAAACTATGACCCATATCTGAAGAACACACTTAATAAGATCTTACTAAAAGAAATATTCATGCCTATGAGACCAAATGGCAAAAGGAAGGATGTGGCTGCACCGAATCAtttctattttgtgaaaattcaaACATTGGTGTTGATTTTTATAGTCAAACACGAATGTAAATGATGagatatttttacattatttgtaGTTGCTTACCTTTTTTCAATATTTGCCAGgattttctttcacttagttccagaaaaacacatcCATCCATAAACTAGTTTTTCCCCAGATCCAAATTTATGGTTGCTAAGATCATTTATGTCAtgcttttaatattataattCACCACTACTCTTTAtcttagagattttttttaatacagcttGATGTTTTTATGTAGTCAGTTTTACACCTTTCTTTTT
This window contains:
- the GPR50 gene encoding melatonin-related receptor, whose amino-acid sequence is MLSFALRLSQGWQLFRSSQQQNRCSLSGPGWEDLTILSSNMGRTLAVPTPYGCIGCKLPQPDYPPALIVFMFCAMVITIVVDLIGNSMVILAVSKNKKLRNSGNVFVVSLSVADILVAVYPYPLMLHAMAIGGWDLSKLQCQMVGFITGLSVVGSIFNIMAIAINRYCYICHSLQYERIFSVRNTCIYLAVTWIMTLLAVLPNMYIGTIEYDPRTYTCIFNYVNNPAFAVTIVCIHFVLPLLIVGFCYMKIWTKVLAARDPAGQNPNNQLAEVRNFLTMFVIFLLFAVCWCPINALTVLVAVSPKEMADKIPNWVYLAAYFIAYFNSCLNAVIYGVLNENFRREYWTIFHAMRHPVLFLSGLLTDVREMQEAQARARARAHARAQAREQDRARACPAVEEIPMSVRNVPLPGYGAAGQHECVSGHPKPASGHSRSASARRKSASAHPKSASGQSRSATVYPKPASVHFKPSSVYFKADSVYFKPSSSHPKPVTGPSKTAISPATSFPKPTTGYTQHATIHSEPTTPDYLEPITTSHSKPVIASHSELAASCHLECDIFDLSDPTSSPASDSSDSAASLLYPTAAAAATVDPPVVTTDYREVVLSDVDADSDEMAV